The genomic region CCGAGAGGCTGCGGGCGATTCGCGACGAGTTGTCGGACCGTTTCTACGAGCGGGCCGACGTGGTGCGGACGTTGGTGGTGACGCTGCTGGCCGGACAGCACTCGCTGGTGCTCGGCCCGCCCGGAACGGCGAAGTCCGAGCTGGCCAGGGAGCTCACGGGCCGGGTCGAGGGGGCGTCCTACTGGGAGATCCTCCTGTCGAAGTTCACCGCGCCGACAAGGATGTTCGGCCCGATCGACGTCGCCGCGCTGGCCCGGGGTGAGTACCGCCAGGTCTACGACGGCCGGGCCACGACCGCGCATGTCGCGTTCATCGACGAGATCTTCAAGTGTTCCACGGCGGCGCTGAACGAGACGCTCGGCTACCTCAACGAGCGGATCTACCACCCCGAGAGCGGCGGCGAGCCGATCCGCTGCCCTCTGATCGGGGCCATCACGGCGAGCAACGAACTGCCCGGCGGAGAGGACACGGCCGCCATCTACGACCGGCTGCTGGTGCGGATCGAGGTCGGGTACCTGGCGGACCCGTCGAACTTCGCCGCGCTGGTCCGCTCCGCCGTCAACCGCCCCGTGGCCCCGACCCGGACCACCATCGAGCTGGCCGCGTTACAGCACGCCGTGACCGAAGCCGTCCCGGCCGTGGAGGTCCCCGACATGATCGTGGACGCGGTGTGCACGCTGCGGGCCGCCCTGCGCCGCAAGGAACTCGTCGCCTCCGACCGCCGCTGGCGGCAGGCGGTGGGCCTGCTCCAGGCGTCCGCGTACCTCGACGGCCGCCCGGCGGTCGCCGAGACCGACCTGTCGGTACTGACCCACGTGCTGTGGGACTCCCCCGCCGAGCGCCCGACCGTCGAGCGCGAGGTGCTGCAACTGGTCAACCCCGACGCCAAGGAGGCGCTCGATCTGGCCGACGCCATCGAGGAGTTGGAGGCCCAGCTCGACGCCATGGCCGGGCAGTCCCGCGAGGCGCTGAGCGACTGGGTCATCAAGAAGGCGCACAACAAGCTCGCCATGGCGGGCAAACGGCTGGAGAAACTGCGCGAGGAGGCGGCGAGCGCCGGCCGCTCGACCGCCGCCATCGACCGGGTCACCGGCCGCCAGCGCGCGGTCCGCGCCCGCGTCCTCACGGAGGCCCTGGGCATGGACGCGAGCATGGTGCAGGCGCAGCTCTGAGTACGGGGAGCACTGGGGACGCCAGACGTGCTGTTGGCGCCGGGGCAGGTATCAGGACCGTGGACGAGACACCGGGCACGCTCGACGAGTTGGCGGGCCGGGCCGAGAGGTGGCGGAGCGTGTCCGCCACGGCTCCCGAGGGGCAGCAGCAGCCGCAGCGGCACACGGCGGTGGTGGTCGCGGACCGGTTCGACCGGATCACCTGGCGCGACACCTACGAGCAGTCGGCCGGACTGCGCGAACTGGCAGGGGAGTTGAACGAGCGCGACGTCCACACCACCAAGGGCACGACCGGCCCCGACGGCACCACCGACCTCCTGACCGATGCGTTCCTGGCCGCCTACAAGGTGAGGCCGCGGTTGCGCGAGCGCACGGAGATGGACCCCTCCCGGCTGGTCAACCACCAGGTCATCACGTCACTGATGGAGTCGGTGGAGTTCGCCGAGCTGCACCGGGAGACGGCCGGCGACCCCTACGCCGCCGCCATGGCCGTACTCGCCCAGGCCGCCGCGCTGCGCCGGATGCTGGAGCACTCCCGCGACGCGACGGAACAGGCCGAGCGTGCGAAGAGGGCACAACAGGCCGCCGAGAGCGCGGCGACCGCAGTGGGCGAGGCGCTCCAGCGGGCAGCCGCCGAAGCCGATGGGAACGAAGGGGCGGACGAGGACGGCACCGTGTCACCCCCGACCCCGGCCGCAGCCAACGCCGTACGACAGGCGATCGAGGCGGCCGAAGCGGCCGAGGCCGCTGCGCGGCGGGCCGCCCAGGCCGCCGGGCAGGCCCTCGCGGCGGCGACCCCCGGCATCCGTGTCGCCGCGCGGAGCGCGGCGGCGAAGGCCGCCGAGGCGGTGCGGGAGGAGGCGGCGCTGATGCGGGCCTGGGGCGTCGGCCCCGGCGAGCTGGAGCGGATGCCGTTCGAGCAGCGCGCCCGGCTCGCGGAGCGGCTGCGCAGGAGCCGGCTCGCGGAGTGGGCCGAACTGATCGGCCGTTTCCGGCAGATGGCGGGCGGCGAGCGCGCCCGCAAGGTGGAGAACGCCGCCGGGGAGCTGGTCGGCGTCACGCTCGGCGATGACCTCTCCCGCGTGATCCCCTCCGAGCTGGCCAACCTGGGCCTGCCCGAGCTGCGCGCGGTGTTCGCCGCGCGCTACGCCGCCGGGGAGCTGATGCTGTACGACAGCCAGGGCGAGCAGGCCACCGGCCGGGGCGCGGTCATCGCGTGCGTGGACACCTCGCACTCCATGTACGAGGCGGGGCCGGGCGGAGTCACCCGGGAGGCGTGGGCCAAGGCGTGCGCGCTGGCGCTCCTTGATCAGGCTCGGGACGCGGGGCGGGACTTCGTCGGCATCCTGTTCTCCGCGGCCGACAAGCTCCAGGTGCACCGCTTCCCGGCCGACCGGCCCGCCGACATCGCCCAGGTCCTCGACTTCGCGGAGACGTTCCTCGGTGGCGGCACGAGCTACCAGCGGCCTCTGTCGGCGGCCGGCGCTCTGCTGGAGGAGGAGTTCAACGACGCCGCCCGCATGCGCGGCGACATCGTGATGCTCACCGACGACGACTGCGGCGTCACCGAGGAATGGATGCGC from Streptomyces sp. NBC_00878 harbors:
- a CDS encoding VWA domain-containing protein; this translates as MDETPGTLDELAGRAERWRSVSATAPEGQQQPQRHTAVVVADRFDRITWRDTYEQSAGLRELAGELNERDVHTTKGTTGPDGTTDLLTDAFLAAYKVRPRLRERTEMDPSRLVNHQVITSLMESVEFAELHRETAGDPYAAAMAVLAQAAALRRMLEHSRDATEQAERAKRAQQAAESAATAVGEALQRAAAEADGNEGADEDGTVSPPTPAAANAVRQAIEAAEAAEAAARRAAQAAGQALAAATPGIRVAARSAAAKAAEAVREEAALMRAWGVGPGELERMPFEQRARLAERLRRSRLAEWAELIGRFRQMAGGERARKVENAAGELVGVTLGDDLSRVIPSELANLGLPELRAVFAARYAAGELMLYDSQGEQATGRGAVIACVDTSHSMYEAGPGGVTREAWAKACALALLDQARDAGRDFVGILFSAADKLQVHRFPADRPADIAQVLDFAETFLGGGTSYQRPLSAAGALLEEEFNDAARMRGDIVMLTDDDCGVTEEWMRDWNEAKHRLGFRVFGVAIGAPRVAEADSVLDALCDNLRAIEDLTDVHAAADLFRVI
- a CDS encoding AAA family ATPase is translated as MRDAQDTQDTRDAQDTRDTAERLRAIRDELSDRFYERADVVRTLVVTLLAGQHSLVLGPPGTAKSELARELTGRVEGASYWEILLSKFTAPTRMFGPIDVAALARGEYRQVYDGRATTAHVAFIDEIFKCSTAALNETLGYLNERIYHPESGGEPIRCPLIGAITASNELPGGEDTAAIYDRLLVRIEVGYLADPSNFAALVRSAVNRPVAPTRTTIELAALQHAVTEAVPAVEVPDMIVDAVCTLRAALRRKELVASDRRWRQAVGLLQASAYLDGRPAVAETDLSVLTHVLWDSPAERPTVEREVLQLVNPDAKEALDLADAIEELEAQLDAMAGQSREALSDWVIKKAHNKLAMAGKRLEKLREEAASAGRSTAAIDRVTGRQRAVRARVLTEALGMDASMVQAQL